Proteins co-encoded in one Medicago truncatula cultivar Jemalong A17 chromosome 8, MtrunA17r5.0-ANR, whole genome shotgun sequence genomic window:
- the LOC25502512 gene encoding transcription factor TCP4, protein MGETIHDQHTGTATATATTTKTAATTSSKRISSSGGGGEIVEVQGGHIVRSTGRKDRHSKVCTAKGPRDRRVRLSAHTAIQFYDVQDRLGYDRPSKAVDWLIKKAKSAIDELAHLPAWNPTATCSSTPQQQQQQQTNEMFHRQSPVDNNPVTASTSHRSAALERRMPPHEQQFPSQQQQLEIDYNSSSSGKHGFLQGSLDTDIADTIKSFFPVETPTTSFHNYQQPPDLLSRTAATTQQQDLRLSLQSFQDPIMLQSHHDNHHHHHNNNNQVLFAGNSSLGYDGGGSGSTLWSEQQQQQQHQEEHDNGRLNRMMAWNANNINANAADGGNSGHGAGFVFSTPAPAFGGYGQFFTQRGPLQSSYNPSVRAWIDPSMATANIVDHHHHYLSPMIHQASVSGGGFSGFRIPARIQGEEEHDGVSDKPSSASSDSRH, encoded by the coding sequence ATGGGAGAAACAATACACGACCAGCACACAGGAACAGCAACAGCAACagctacaacaacaaaaacagcaGCAACAACCTCGTCGAAGAGAATCAGCAGCAgcggaggaggaggagaaatCGTGGAGGTACAAGGAGGTCACATTGTCCGTTCAACAGGACGGAAAGACCGTCACAGTAAAGTTTGCACCGCGAAAGGTCCCCGTGACCGCCGTGTACGACTCTCAGCCCACACTGCGATTCAATTCTACGACGTGCAAGATCGTCTCGGCTACGACCGGCCAAGTAAAGCAGTCGATTGGCTCATTAAAAAAGCTAAATCTGCTATCGACGAACTCGCTCACCTCCCCGCTTGGAACCCCACAGCTACATGTTCTTCAACAccacaacagcagcagcagcagcaaacAAATGAAATGTTTCACCGGCAATCTCCGGTGGACAACAATCCAGTAACCGCTTCTACCAGTCACCGCTCAGCGGCATTAGAGCGAAGAATGCCACCACACGAACAACAATTTCCTTCCCAACAACAACAGTTGGAGATAGACTACAACAGTAGTAGCAGTGGGAAACATGGTTTTCTTCAAGGCTCGTTAGACACTGACATTGCGGATACTATTAAGTCTTTTTTCCCAGTTGAAACGCCCACCACATCTTTTCACAATTATCAACAACCGCCGGATTTACTCTCTCGAACGGCGGCAACCACCCAGCAGCAAGATCTCCGTCTCTCATTGCAATCTTTTCAAGATCCTATTATGCTTCAGAGCCACCATgacaaccaccaccaccaccacaataACAATAACCAAGTGCTTTTCGCCGGAAACTCCTCCCTTGGTTACGACGGTGGTGGAAGTGGAAGCACCTTGTGGTCTGAGcagcaacaacagcagcagcatcaAGAGGAACATGATAACGGCAGATTGAATAGAATGATGGCTTGGAATGCTAATAATATTAATGCTAATGCTGCAGATGGTGGTAACAGTGGCCATGGTGCTGGATTTGTGTTCAGTACACCGGCACCGGCGTTTGGCGGTTATGGTCAGTTTTTTACTCAGAGGGGACCCCTTCAGTCCAGTTACAATCCTTCAGTTCGTGCTTGGATAGATCCTTCAATGGCGACGGCGAATATCGTTGATCACCATCATCACTATCTTTCGCCGATGATCCATCAGGCTTCTGTCTCTGGTGGTGGATTCTCAGGCTTTCGTATACCAGCACGAATTCAGGGTGAAGAGGAACACGACGGCGTATCCGATAAACCGTCCTCTGCTTCCTCCGACTCTCGCCATTGA